From Cryptococcus decagattii chromosome 13, complete sequence, the proteins below share one genomic window:
- a CDS encoding NADH-cytochrome b5 reductase 1: MSTIEVLTQKLAPHAGFLGGLVVAAILGLVILFQEKDRKVLDPVEWRSFKLVDKDHLSHNTALYRFALPRASDSLGLPIGQHISVAAEINGKQVVRSYTPTTLDDDKGHFDLVVKTYEKGNISRYLSLLTIGQEVKVKGPKGKFVYTPNMAPHLVMIAGGTGITPMYQIIKSSVKNPRDQTKLSLIYANVQEDDILLKKEIDELQTKSNGRFDVKYVLNNPPEGWTGGVGFVTKEMIEEAMPPSGVGSSNHGEGHKVLMCGPPPMINAMKGHLAQIGYPAPRSVSKLEDQVFLF, from the exons ATGTCCACCATCGAGGTTCTCACTCAGAAGCTGGCCCCTCATGCCGGCTTCCTCGGCGGTCTCGTTGTCGCTGCTATTCTTGGCCTtgtcatcctcttccaag AGAAGGACAGGAAGGTCCTTGACCCTGTCGAATGGAGATCTTTCAAGCTCGTTGACAAGGACCACTTGTCCCACAACACTGCTTT GTACCGATTTGCCCTTCCCCGTGCTTCCGACTCTCTCGGTCTCCCCATCGGTCAGCACATCTCTGTCGCCGCGGAGATCAATGGCAAGCAGGTTGTTAGGTCTTACACTCCCACTACTTTGGATGACGACAAAGGACACTTTGACTTAGTTGTCAAG ACTTACGAGAAAGGCAACATCTCCCGATacctttctcttcttacGATCGGCCAGGAAGTTAAAGTCAAGGGTCCCAAGGGCAAGTTTGTATACAC CCCCAACATGGCCCCTCACCTCGTCATGATTGCCGGTGGTACTGGTATCACTCCCATGTACCAGATTATTAAATCCTCTGTCAAGAATCCCCGTGACCAGACCAAGCTTTCTTTGATCTACGCCAACGTCCAGGAAGATGACATCT TGCtcaagaaggagattgacGAGCTTCAAACCAAATCCAACGGCCGTTTCGATGTTAAG TACGTCCTCAACAACCCTCCCGAGGGCTGGACTGGTGGTGTCGGTTTTGTCACTAAGGAGATGATCGAGGAAGCCATGCCTCCTTCTGGTGTTGGCTCTTCCAATCACGGTGAGGGTCATAAGGTTTTGATGTGCGGTCCTCCCCCTATGATCAATGCTATGAA AGGTCACCTCGCGCAGATCGGTTACCCTGCTCCTAGGAGCGTCTCCAAGCTCGAGGACCAagttttccttttctaA